A single genomic interval of Sphingobium sp. EM0848 harbors:
- a CDS encoding acyl-CoA dehydrogenase family protein, with product MANEDLVRQVEAFMLERVIPTEHEHHQQLQAAENRWTYTPIMRQLRAEAKEKGLWLFPMPVELGGRGLSLMDYAPICEIMNWCNHGPEIFNCYTGTISNSTAMNNHASAELKERYLKPLVAGDIRSCISITERNVPSSDPTDLKFEIRREGDDYVLNGVKSWATGGAMDECRFFLVLGATDVNAPRHARHSMVLVPREAAGLSLGRIETVMGYDDAPFGHCDLIFDNVRIPASNLIGKEGEGFLMMQATLGVGRIQLGMGAIGAAERAMMEMCSWVEKRIIGGRPLVERQVVTDAIARSRIEIDACRAFIVQTARRMQEQGMKAVRGEIAQLKVMAPDVALKVLDRAMQFHGGAGLSYDTPLPEMWAHMRTVRIGEGADEVHRETIAKVELKRQAEWRAARGWK from the coding sequence ATGGCGAATGAAGATCTGGTCCGGCAGGTAGAAGCCTTCATGCTGGAGCGGGTGATCCCGACAGAGCATGAGCATCATCAGCAGCTGCAGGCGGCGGAAAATCGCTGGACCTATACGCCGATCATGCGCCAGCTGCGGGCGGAAGCGAAGGAAAAGGGGCTGTGGCTGTTCCCCATGCCGGTCGAGCTGGGCGGGCGCGGCCTGTCGCTGATGGATTATGCGCCGATCTGCGAGATCATGAACTGGTGCAATCACGGGCCGGAAATCTTCAACTGCTATACCGGCACCATTTCCAACAGCACCGCCATGAACAACCATGCGTCGGCGGAACTCAAGGAGCGCTATCTGAAGCCTCTGGTGGCGGGGGATATCCGGTCCTGCATCTCCATCACCGAGCGCAACGTGCCTTCGTCCGACCCCACCGACCTCAAATTCGAGATCAGGCGCGAGGGTGACGACTATGTGTTGAACGGGGTCAAGAGCTGGGCGACCGGCGGGGCGATGGACGAATGCCGCTTCTTCCTGGTGTTGGGCGCGACCGATGTGAACGCACCGCGCCATGCGCGCCATTCGATGGTGCTGGTGCCGCGCGAGGCGGCGGGCCTCAGCCTCGGCCGGATCGAGACGGTGATGGGCTATGATGACGCACCCTTTGGCCATTGCGACCTGATCTTCGACAATGTCCGCATTCCCGCCAGCAACCTGATCGGCAAGGAAGGCGAAGGCTTTCTGATGATGCAAGCGACGCTGGGCGTCGGGCGCATCCAGCTCGGCATGGGCGCGATCGGCGCGGCGGAACGGGCGATGATGGAAATGTGCAGCTGGGTGGAAAAGCGCATCATCGGCGGCCGTCCGCTGGTCGAGCGGCAGGTCGTGACCGATGCCATTGCCCGCAGCCGCATCGAGATCGACGCCTGCCGCGCCTTCATCGTGCAGACTGCGCGGCGGATGCAGGAGCAGGGCATGAAGGCGGTGCGCGGCGAGATCGCGCAATTGAAGGTGATGGCGCCCGATGTGGCGCTGAAGGTGCTGGACCGGGCGATGCAGTTCCATGGCGGCGCGGGTCTCAGCTATGACACGCCGCTGCCGGAAATGTGGGCGCATATGCGCACCGTGCGGATCGGCGAAGGCGCCGACGAGGTGCATCGCGAAACCATCGCCAAGGTGGAACTGAAGCGGCAGGCCGAATGGCGTGCTGCCCGTGGCTGGAAGTGA
- a CDS encoding CoA transferase yields MSAAGLLEGLKIVDLGVGMAPALTAKMLAELGASVTRIEPQGGDPFAAIYPAYAVWHGKAARAAPDALEGLLAQADACLIGGEDHPDLPRRRDAADLVARHPHLVVLDMTDGPADTAYVGPSTELLAQVRSGLVWEQEPDRPIINAFEPGTYGAALYGLVGLLGALFEREASGQGQLVTTSLFEGALPWIGTYWAKLEKPTPMADFVIPRGVAPLIFRTRDDRFIHMAIGGAGSKYGFYQALEIDDPTVLPGDSGMPKPGGSRKDFFGDYDLLAAHVAKKDCDDLLARIWERGLPAEEVQLPGACWSDPQVIHNRIIVAEADGTRHVGLPFAAVPLGEGAAKRAQKGRKPLEGLRVVDCGAFVAGPLAGVALADLGADVVKVEAKQGDPNRSIFKSFAVANHAKRVIGVDLKHADGLKVVRQLCAGADVVMNNFRPGVARRLGVDPQSLSQVNPALIALEAPAFGNEGPAAAKAGFDMVMQAWTGHEVKAAGAGNDPRWNRTNLVDIAGGMIGAVAVMAALLHRERTGRSVSLESPLCNAGIYTLSELIQRPDGSFAGIPALSASLSGYTPLECLYEAADGWVAIVARGERAVAGLRNALDLPELEEGLIAARVGRLDHAQLKVALEPHGVWVEACRDGKEQQILTDPDLIARGTIRATQHAAFGQINEIGTAFSLSRSALGNDLPAPMPGAHTREMLAALGYAEESIESLYTEQAVA; encoded by the coding sequence ATGAGCGCAGCCGGTTTGCTGGAAGGCCTCAAGATCGTCGATCTGGGCGTGGGTATGGCCCCCGCGCTGACGGCGAAGATGCTCGCCGAACTCGGCGCGAGCGTCACCCGGATCGAGCCGCAGGGCGGAGACCCTTTTGCGGCCATCTATCCCGCCTATGCGGTCTGGCACGGCAAGGCCGCCCGCGCCGCGCCGGACGCGCTGGAAGGGTTGTTGGCGCAGGCCGATGCCTGCCTGATCGGCGGGGAGGATCATCCCGACCTGCCCCGCCGTCGCGATGCCGCCGACCTGGTGGCGCGGCATCCGCATCTGGTCGTCCTTGACATGACGGACGGCCCTGCGGACACAGCCTATGTCGGCCCATCGACCGAATTGCTGGCGCAGGTGCGCAGCGGGCTGGTGTGGGAACAGGAACCGGACCGGCCGATCATCAACGCCTTCGAGCCCGGCACCTATGGCGCGGCCCTGTACGGGTTGGTCGGCCTCCTCGGCGCGCTGTTCGAGCGGGAGGCATCGGGGCAGGGGCAGCTCGTCACCACATCGCTCTTCGAAGGGGCGCTGCCCTGGATCGGCACCTATTGGGCGAAACTGGAAAAGCCGACCCCCATGGCCGATTTCGTCATCCCGCGCGGCGTCGCGCCGCTCATCTTCCGCACCCGCGACGATCGCTTCATCCATATGGCGATCGGCGGGGCGGGGTCAAAATATGGCTTCTATCAGGCGCTGGAGATTGATGATCCCACCGTCCTGCCCGGCGACAGCGGCATGCCCAAACCGGGCGGCAGCCGGAAGGATTTCTTCGGCGATTACGATCTGCTGGCCGCTCATGTGGCGAAGAAGGATTGCGACGATCTGCTCGCCCGCATCTGGGAACGCGGCCTGCCCGCCGAGGAGGTGCAGTTGCCCGGCGCCTGCTGGTCCGACCCGCAGGTCATCCATAACCGCATCATCGTAGCGGAAGCGGACGGCACCCGTCATGTCGGCCTGCCCTTCGCCGCCGTGCCGCTGGGCGAGGGCGCGGCCAAGCGCGCGCAAAAGGGCCGCAAGCCGCTCGAAGGGCTGAGGGTCGTCGATTGCGGCGCCTTTGTCGCAGGGCCGCTCGCGGGCGTGGCGCTGGCTGATCTGGGCGCTGACGTGGTCAAGGTCGAGGCCAAGCAGGGCGATCCCAACCGCTCGATCTTCAAATCCTTCGCCGTTGCAAACCATGCCAAGCGGGTGATCGGCGTCGACCTGAAACATGCCGATGGGCTGAAGGTGGTGCGGCAACTGTGCGCGGGCGCGGATGTGGTGATGAACAATTTCCGCCCTGGCGTCGCAAGGCGGCTGGGTGTCGATCCGCAGAGCCTCAGCCAGGTCAATCCCGCGCTGATCGCGCTGGAGGCGCCTGCCTTCGGCAATGAAGGTCCCGCCGCCGCCAAGGCCGGGTTCGACATGGTGATGCAGGCCTGGACCGGTCATGAGGTGAAGGCGGCGGGTGCGGGCAATGATCCGCGCTGGAACCGCACCAATCTGGTCGACATTGCGGGCGGCATGATCGGCGCGGTCGCGGTGATGGCGGCGCTGCTCCACCGTGAGCGCACCGGGCGCAGCGTCTCGCTGGAATCGCCGCTGTGCAATGCGGGCATCTATACGCTGTCCGAACTGATCCAGCGCCCCGATGGCAGCTTTGCCGGCATCCCGGCGCTGAGCGCGAGCCTTAGCGGTTATACTCCGCTCGAATGCCTGTATGAAGCGGCGGACGGCTGGGTCGCCATCGTCGCACGGGGGGAGCGGGCCGTCGCCGGCCTGCGCAACGCCCTCGACCTGCCCGAGCTGGAGGAAGGGCTGATCGCCGCCCGTGTCGGCCGGCTGGACCATGCTCAGCTCAAGGTCGCGCTCGAACCCCATGGTGTCTGGGTGGAGGCCTGCCGCGACGGCAAGGAACAGCAGATATTAACTGACCCGGACCTGATCGCTCGCGGCACCATCCGCGCGACACAGCATGCCGCCTTCGGCCAGATCAACGAGATCGGCACCGCTTTCTCCCTATCGCGTTCGGCTCTGGGCAATGACCTGCCCGCGCCGATGCCGGGGGCGCATACGCGGGAAATGCTGGCCGCGCTTGGCTATGCGGAGGAGTCGATCGAGAGCCTCTACACAGAGCAGGCCGTGGCGTGA
- a CDS encoding acyl-CoA dehydrogenase family protein: protein MPLNIDPDIFTDGHETFRRTVRHFFETQADPFAEQWDEDHAIPRSFWLKAGEAGILGIGVPEEFGGPGGDFLDRVVMTENGGAKLDHGGGGEVLLRAA from the coding sequence ATGCCGTTAAATATCGATCCCGACATTTTCACTGACGGGCATGAGACGTTTCGCCGCACCGTCCGCCATTTCTTCGAGACGCAGGCCGATCCCTTCGCGGAACAATGGGATGAGGATCACGCCATCCCGCGCAGCTTCTGGTTGAAGGCGGGTGAGGCGGGAATACTCGGCATCGGCGTGCCGGAGGAATTTGGCGGCCCCGGCGGCGATTTCCTCGACCGTGTCGTGATGACTGAGAACGGCGGTGCAAAATTAGACCACGGTGGCGGCGGCGAAGTGCTGCTGCGGGCGGCGTAA
- a CDS encoding Zn-ribbon domain-containing OB-fold protein has translation MSLSTDAPRPAFPFITIDAAGQPSLIAQKCTACGATYADSERVACGRCGGRADVLESFIPASEGVLHSAVIVRRGFPGVEVPFISAVVDLDGGPTVKGTLRHTAGFEPEHAAPGQRVRVCFDDALGRKDKDGNSYIAHYFEPVSA, from the coding sequence ATGAGCCTCAGCACTGATGCGCCGCGTCCGGCCTTTCCCTTCATCACCATCGATGCGGCGGGCCAGCCCAGCCTGATCGCCCAGAAATGCACTGCCTGCGGCGCGACCTATGCCGATAGCGAGCGGGTCGCCTGCGGACGCTGCGGCGGGCGGGCCGATGTGCTGGAGAGCTTCATTCCCGCCTCAGAGGGCGTGCTGCATTCGGCGGTGATCGTGCGGCGCGGCTTTCCGGGGGTGGAGGTGCCCTTCATCTCCGCCGTGGTCGATCTGGACGGCGGGCCAACGGTGAAGGGTACGCTGCGTCACACCGCCGGGTTCGAACCGGAACATGCCGCCCCCGGCCAGCGCGTGCGGGTGTGTTTCGACGATGCGCTGGGCCGCAAGGACAAGGACGGCAACAGCTATATCGCCCATTATTTCGAACCGGTCTCGGCCTGA
- a CDS encoding acyl-CoA dehydrogenase family protein: protein MSGVFLKLDPRNFETEDSPYGEEMEMFRATVRAYFEREVEPRYREFEESGTDRAIWNKAGEYGILGATIPEAYGGPGANRFSIMVAAEELGYSPAGATAGSFIGTDICTNFLVDYGTEEQKQTYFPRIMTGDCVQAMGMTEAESGSDAFAARTTAVRDGDEWVINGSKIYISNGAKADIVYVLCKTAPELKAKGMSMIIVEKGTPGFTQHRMITQGYKGGDTGELFFDDVRVPVSNLVGPENGAAAMFVPNMALDRLQIVARSIGAAQRAFEMTLEHCQNRKLFGQRLIDFQNTQFVLAQMETEIRVGRAFYNSLLRKVVNNSITDAESSMAKIWLTELEFRTLDNCVQLWGGQAWMDDHPISRMFTAARVQRIFAGATELMKDVLGRRYTR, encoded by the coding sequence ATGAGCGGCGTTTTCCTGAAGCTGGACCCCCGGAATTTCGAGACCGAAGACAGCCCCTATGGCGAAGAAATGGAGATGTTCCGCGCCACCGTGCGCGCCTATTTCGAGCGGGAGGTGGAGCCGCGCTATCGCGAATTCGAAGAATCCGGGACCGACCGCGCGATCTGGAACAAGGCGGGCGAATATGGGATCCTGGGCGCCACCATCCCCGAAGCCTATGGCGGCCCCGGCGCGAATCGCTTCTCGATCATGGTCGCGGCGGAAGAACTGGGCTATTCCCCGGCGGGTGCGACGGCCGGCTCCTTTATCGGCACGGACATCTGCACCAATTTCCTGGTCGACTATGGTACGGAGGAGCAGAAGCAGACCTATTTTCCCCGCATCATGACCGGCGACTGCGTGCAGGCCATGGGCATGACGGAGGCGGAATCGGGCTCGGACGCTTTTGCCGCGCGCACCACGGCGGTTCGCGATGGCGACGAATGGGTCATCAACGGCAGCAAGATCTACATTTCCAACGGCGCCAAGGCCGATATCGTCTATGTCCTGTGCAAGACCGCCCCGGAGTTGAAGGCCAAGGGCATGAGCATGATCATCGTGGAAAAGGGCACGCCCGGCTTCACCCAGCACCGCATGATCACGCAGGGTTACAAGGGCGGCGACACGGGCGAATTGTTCTTCGACGATGTGCGCGTGCCTGTGAGCAATCTGGTCGGCCCGGAAAATGGTGCGGCGGCGATGTTCGTACCCAATATGGCGCTCGACCGGTTGCAGATCGTCGCCCGCTCCATCGGCGCGGCGCAGCGGGCGTTCGAAATGACGCTGGAACATTGCCAGAATCGCAAGCTGTTCGGTCAGCGGCTGATCGACTTCCAGAACACCCAGTTCGTCCTTGCCCAGATGGAGACGGAAATCCGCGTCGGCCGCGCCTTCTATAATTCTCTGCTGCGCAAGGTCGTGAACAACAGCATCACCGATGCCGAAAGCTCGATGGCGAAGATCTGGTTGACGGAACTGGAATTCCGCACGCTCGACAATTGTGTGCAGCTCTGGGGCGGACAGGCGTGGATGGACGATCATCCGATCAGCCGCATGTTCACCGCCGCGCGCGTGCAGCGCATCTTCGCCGGCGCGACCGAATTGATGAAGGATGTTCTGGGCCGCCGCTACACGCGCTGA
- a CDS encoding enoyl-CoA hydratase/isomerase family protein, with protein sequence MDRISIEHGEGICTIMIDRPDRMNAIDDAMTRRLTEIFEALAEDGATRVVVIAGKGKHFSAGGDIGNIADWLSPDPQVRYDRFTQAVSSLSKPLALAMQRVPQPVIASVRGHAIGVALQIVLLADLVVASDSAKFSLPQLDLAHTPDHGESWALTRKIGLARAMQMSLMAERIDAATAERYNLVNWVVADEALEPRTEEVARRIASRPAAAAQGAKALFQSGQQRTLAEALDAEIAMLGKVAMQEDFVEAITAFTEKRPPVFGGC encoded by the coding sequence ATGGATCGGATTTCCATCGAGCACGGCGAAGGCATCTGCACGATCATGATCGACCGGCCCGACCGGATGAATGCCATCGATGACGCGATGACGCGGCGGCTGACGGAGATTTTCGAGGCGCTGGCCGAGGATGGAGCGACGCGGGTGGTGGTGATCGCGGGCAAGGGCAAGCATTTCTCCGCCGGCGGCGACATCGGCAATATCGCTGACTGGCTCTCGCCCGATCCGCAGGTCCGGTATGATCGGTTCACGCAGGCGGTCAGCAGCCTGTCCAAGCCGCTGGCGCTGGCGATGCAGCGTGTGCCGCAGCCGGTGATCGCCTCGGTGCGCGGGCACGCCATTGGTGTGGCGCTGCAGATCGTTCTGCTGGCCGATCTGGTGGTCGCGTCGGATAGTGCGAAGTTCAGCCTGCCGCAGCTCGATCTGGCCCATACACCCGACCATGGCGAGAGCTGGGCCTTGACGCGCAAGATCGGCCTCGCCCGCGCCATGCAGATGTCGCTGATGGCCGAGCGGATCGATGCGGCGACGGCGGAGCGCTACAATCTGGTGAACTGGGTAGTGGCGGACGAGGCGCTGGAGCCGCGCACGGAGGAGGTGGCGCGGCGGATCGCGAGCAGACCGGCGGCGGCGGCGCAGGGGGCAAAGGCGTTGTTCCAGAGCGGGCAGCAGCGCACGCTGGCCGAAGCACTGGACGCGGAGATCGCCATGCTGGGCAAGGTCGCCATGCAGGAGGATTTCGTCGAGGCGATCACTGCTTTTACAGAGAAGCGCCCCCCGGTTTTCGGGGGGTGCTGA
- a CDS encoding cytochrome P450 produces MNVQDYVDVDLTNAPRERGKAMIDDLDHIRDQTPVFWSEQSRCWFITRHADVVDAFQRRIPVTNDGRMFPVFHLIPPEQWDARIPTLVKYSDLWITSTEGERHARLRSLLMKALNRKIVEGFRPFARARAESLVDKMIAEGELEFNEGISRAMTGDVLFQLLGMPPELTPELRNWATWLMEGVGATVPTAERLEKANLALEKMNEAVAIELEKRRTDPKEDFLTGLLNASEGEDRLSYDEILAQMHVAIVAGHDTTMNTITLSVEALARDPEAWAWVEGNQDKMLDIVTELQRHIAMVGGQPRLVYEDFELYGHKIRKGDMIAVLIATANRDPAVFQNADRIDFTRDNRGSMVFAPGVHFCLGHHLAKMQLTEFLGALVRKVKTIEVLDEALDFLPVWVFRGVYQMNVRVTAR; encoded by the coding sequence ATGAACGTGCAGGACTATGTGGATGTCGACCTGACCAACGCCCCGCGTGAGCGCGGCAAGGCGATGATCGACGATCTCGACCATATTCGCGACCAGACGCCGGTCTTCTGGAGCGAGCAGTCGCGATGCTGGTTCATCACCCGCCATGCCGATGTGGTCGATGCCTTCCAGCGGCGCATCCCGGTCACCAATGATGGGCGCATGTTCCCGGTCTTTCACCTGATCCCGCCGGAGCAATGGGACGCGCGCATTCCCACGCTCGTCAAATATTCGGACCTCTGGATCACCAGCACCGAGGGCGAGCGCCATGCCCGCCTGCGCTCGTTGCTGATGAAGGCGCTGAACCGCAAGATCGTCGAGGGCTTCCGCCCCTTTGCCCGCGCCCGTGCGGAATCGCTGGTCGACAAGATGATTGCCGAGGGCGAGCTGGAGTTCAACGAGGGCATATCGCGCGCCATGACCGGCGACGTGTTGTTCCAGCTGCTCGGCATGCCGCCCGAACTGACGCCGGAGCTGCGCAACTGGGCGACCTGGCTGATGGAAGGGGTGGGGGCGACCGTACCGACCGCCGAACGGCTGGAGAAGGCCAATTTGGCGCTCGAAAAGATGAACGAGGCGGTCGCCATCGAACTGGAAAAGCGCCGCACCGATCCGAAAGAGGATTTCCTCACCGGCCTGCTCAATGCGTCGGAGGGGGAGGACCGCCTTTCCTATGACGAGATATTGGCGCAGATGCATGTCGCGATCGTAGCGGGCCATGACACGACGATGAACACCATCACCCTGTCGGTCGAGGCTCTGGCGCGCGACCCCGAAGCCTGGGCCTGGGTCGAGGGCAATCAGGACAAGATGCTCGACATCGTGACCGAGCTTCAGCGCCATATCGCCATGGTCGGCGGCCAGCCGCGCCTCGTCTATGAGGATTTCGAGCTATATGGCCACAAGATCCGGAAGGGCGACATGATCGCCGTGCTGATCGCCACGGCCAATCGCGACCCGGCGGTGTTCCAGAATGCGGACCGGATCGACTTCACCCGCGACAATCGCGGATCGATGGTGTTCGCGCCGGGCGTGCATTTCTGCCTCGGTCATCATCTCGCCAAGATGCAGCTCACTGAATTTCTCGGCGCGCTGGTGCGCAAGGTGAAGACCATTGAGGTGCTGGACGAAGCGCTCGATTTCCTTCCGGTATGGGTCTTCCGCGGTGTGTATCAGATGAACGTTCGCGTGACGGCGCGATAA